In the genome of Phocoena sinus isolate mPhoSin1 chromosome 15, mPhoSin1.pri, whole genome shotgun sequence, the window GGGCAAGGGCAGCTACTGGACGCTGGACCCCGACTGCCATGACATGTTCGAGCACGGCAGCTTCCTGCGCCGACGCCGGCGCTTCACCCGACGGGCAGGTGCTGAGGGAGCCAAGGGCCCCGCCAAGGTGCGCCGCAGACCCCTCCGAGCCACCAGCCAGGACCTAGGAGCCCCCGACGCTGCGACCAGCATGCAATGCCCTTTCCCACTGGAGCCGCCAGAGCCCAAGGGCCTAAGCTTTGGGGGTCTGGTGGGGGCCTTGCCAGCCAGTGTGTGCCCGGCCACCACCAATGCCAGGCCTCGGCCACCCTCGGAGCCCAAGGAGATGCCCACGCCCAAGCCTGCAGGTCCAGGGGAGCTCCCCGTGGCCACCTCATCTTCCCCGAGCCCCGCATTTGGCTTTCCTGCCAGCTTCTCTGAGGCTGAGGGGTTTAGCAAGGCCCCTGCCCCCATCTTGACCTCCGAGGCCACCATCGGGGGCAGCTACCAGTGCCGGCTGCAGGCGCTGAATTTCTGCATGGGGACTGATCCTGGCCTTGAGCACCTCTTGGcctcagcagccccctcccctgcaccacccacccctccagcctctctccGGGCCCCGCTGCCCCTGCCAGCAGACCCCAAGGAACCCTGGGTTGCAGGCAGCTTCCCTGTCCAGGGAAGCTCCGGCTACCCACTGGGGCTGACCTCCTGCCTATACCGGACGCCAGGAATGTTCTTCTTTGAGTGAAGCCAGCCGGCCCTCAGGCAGTCCCTGCAGAGACTCTGCCAGCTACGCCCTCCAGGTTGAGCCTGACTCTAGGATCTGGGGAGCTCTCAAAGGACGCAGGCCTGGCAAGCCCACAACAGCCGGGACAGGAAGCCAAGATTGGCGTGGTGAACGCTCAGCCAGCGCCCAGGGTCTCTGGACAGacttgggggtgaggggaagcaGGGCTCCCTTGGGATTTACTCTATGGCTCTCAGGGCCAATAAAGCCAGTGTGACGATGAGGGTCAGTTTGCTGGATGGTTGGGGACTGAGGGCCAGGACACCTGGCTCCGTGGGGGCATATGGTTGTGGGGTGGTATGGCAGGGACGGGGGACCCCAGATAGGAATGTCCCACATGAGGCTTTCTTCTGCTGGGGACCTTCTCAAGGAGTTTCCCAGGAAGGCCGAGGAAGTGGGAGcagggagtgggagagagagaggagggatgCAACCAGGAGAGACACCAGGCGGGAGTGAGGCTGGGCTGGACCAAGGGGCTGATTCTCCAGCCCCAGACTCTGTGACTCAGCACCTCACGTTACGAGCAGCCACAATACCTGTGACCATTTGTGGCAGTTATCCTGTCCTGGACTCGTGTATATCCTTTCACCGAATCCTGGGTGGTACGGAATGTTATCTCCATTTAACAGTggtggaaactgagactcaaagaagttGGGGCTCACTAGCTCCGGCTCCAAATGACCAATGAGTggcagagaggaaatcaaaaccaGGTCTGTGTGGCTCTACCCCCCTGCCCCTACCTGCAGTTTGCGTGAGGATGCAGCGGGCCCACAGGGTGACCCCCACCCCAGAGGGAGGCGGGCTTTTTTTGAATCCTGGCATGCCAGGGTTAAAAGCCACCCCTCACCCCTTGCACAGACAGGGAACCCAAGGTTCAAAAGGCAGGCCACGCTTCCCTTGTCTGGATTTCCGGCCGTGACTGGGAGAACTCCCCGAGCCCCCCAGCTCTCTGAGGTCCTCCTGGTGACTCTGAGAAAGCATTTCCCTCCTGGGGGGAGGCGGTGGCTACCCTGGGTACAGATTAGAAGAGACTGAGCCTTGACCTTTGGCCTTCTGTTAGCTGCCCCCTTGGGTAGAAGCAGGAGAAGTGGGTATAGTCGGTGGCCCCCATCAGAGGAACAACTTAGGGACCTGAAACCTCACTGTCCCCATACCTCCAACACCAGACTCTGCTAAGGCAGATGGTCTTTCTTCCGGAACTTCAGTCCCCCCACCTGGATCATGGGTATAGGGAGAGAAGAGGGGCCAAGGATACTTTCTGGTCTTTGCTGGGGGTCTTATTCCCATGAGGTGATGCTCAGGAGGCTGGGAGACCCCTTTGCTGGGCAGGCAGCACCTGTCCCCTCCAAAACACCCCCCTTGGGCAGGCGGGCCACGCTGGCTTCAGTCTCCTgtggctccctcctccctccgcaggtcccctggggcctgggaggaAGTGAGCCCGGCTGGACAGCCCCAACTGTCTGGTTCCCACAGACTCCAGAGCCGGGGTGGAGGGGGCACCTGCAGGGTGCGGGCTCAGTGCGGCCAGAAGGGGGTGGAAGAATGCCCAGCCAGCTGTGCGGACCCTCCCTAGCGTGTGTGCCGGACCCCAGCCTGGAACTCATGGAGCaatggggggagggaaagagggtcTGTCCTGTCGCATTCAGGCAGCCTCGTGGCTGaaaggggaggggacagaggccTGCGCGTGCGGGGCACGGGTGAGGAGAGGTTCGCACCACCGTGTGTGCCTGAGTGGGTCAGTACCTCTCCGTGTgtacgtgagtgtgtgtgtgtgagatgcgCAGAGACAGTTACGGAGACAAGGACAGATTCGCGGGGGCGGGGGTTCTTTCTCAGCTGGATCAGGAAAGAGGCCTGCGCCGGGCACTGTTCCCTGTGGGTGCATTCCTGTGGAGACCTGGTGACCCCAGTCCCTTCCCAGCCT includes:
- the FOXS1 gene encoding forkhead box protein S1, which encodes MQQQPPPGPLAPAAEPTKPPYSYIALIAMAIQSSPGQRATLSGIYRYIMGRFAFYRHNRPGWQNSIRHNLSLNECFVKVPRDDRKPGKGSYWTLDPDCHDMFEHGSFLRRRRRFTRRAGAEGAKGPAKVRRRPLRATSQDLGAPDAATSMQCPFPLEPPEPKGLSFGGLVGALPASVCPATTNARPRPPSEPKEMPTPKPAGPGELPVATSSSPSPAFGFPASFSEAEGFSKAPAPILTSEATIGGSYQCRLQALNFCMGTDPGLEHLLASAAPSPAPPTPPASLRAPLPLPADPKEPWVAGSFPVQGSSGYPLGLTSCLYRTPGMFFFE